The Synechocystis sp. PCC 7509 genome includes a window with the following:
- a CDS encoding acetylornithine/succinylornithine family transaminase: protein MSIDLVENLSIPAESAPVLGSPYDPSSFDRSVMTTYGRFPLALEKGEGCKVWDTQGREYLDFVAGIATCTLGHAHSALVETVIRQIQTLHHVSNLYYIPVQGQLAKKLIDTSCADRVFFCNSGAEANEGAIKLARKYAHTVKKIDEPIILTATASFHGRTLATITATGQPKYQKDFSPLVPGFHYVPYNDVKAVETAITELDSGDRGVAAILLEPLQGEGGVRPGDRAYFQRLRDICDETGILLMLDEVQVGVGRTGKLWGYENLGIEPDVFTSAKGLGGGIPIGAMLCKSFCDVFNPGDHASTFGGNPLACAAALCVLETIERDLLLQNVVERGEQLRAGLKAILAKYSNIVAEVRGWGLINGMELAQDIPLTSSDVVKAAMNEGLLLVPAGPKVIRFVPPLIVSAFEVDTALQALERAIIAVV, encoded by the coding sequence ATGAGTATAGATTTAGTTGAAAATCTCTCTATACCCGCCGAATCTGCCCCAGTTTTAGGTAGTCCCTACGATCCAAGTAGTTTCGATCGCTCGGTAATGACGACTTACGGGCGCTTTCCTTTAGCTTTAGAAAAAGGCGAAGGTTGTAAGGTTTGGGATACTCAAGGGCGCGAATATCTAGACTTTGTTGCCGGAATTGCTACTTGCACTTTAGGACACGCTCACAGCGCTTTAGTGGAAACCGTAATCCGGCAAATTCAAACCCTGCATCATGTTTCCAATTTATACTACATTCCCGTTCAAGGTCAGTTAGCTAAAAAGCTGATCGATACTTCTTGCGCGGATCGGGTGTTTTTCTGTAATTCTGGCGCGGAAGCAAACGAAGGAGCGATTAAACTTGCTCGTAAATACGCCCATACAGTCAAAAAAATTGATGAGCCAATTATTTTAACTGCTACTGCCAGCTTTCACGGACGCACTTTAGCAACTATTACCGCCACCGGACAGCCAAAGTACCAAAAAGATTTTAGTCCCTTAGTTCCCGGTTTTCATTACGTGCCTTATAACGATGTCAAAGCTGTAGAAACGGCAATAACTGAATTAGATTCCGGCGATCGCGGTGTGGCGGCAATTTTACTAGAACCCTTGCAGGGAGAGGGCGGTGTTCGTCCGGGCGATCGCGCTTATTTCCAGCGTCTCCGCGATATTTGCGATGAAACGGGCATTTTATTAATGCTAGATGAAGTCCAAGTAGGTGTAGGTAGAACCGGAAAACTATGGGGTTACGAAAACTTAGGGATTGAGCCTGATGTTTTCACCAGTGCTAAAGGTTTGGGCGGTGGTATCCCCATTGGTGCAATGCTGTGTAAGTCTTTTTGCGATGTCTTCAATCCGGGGGATCATGCTAGTACCTTTGGCGGCAATCCTTTAGCTTGTGCGGCGGCGCTATGCGTCCTAGAAACCATCGAACGCGATTTATTACTCCAAAACGTCGTTGAGCGTGGTGAACAACTAAGAGCAGGCTTAAAAGCAATTTTGGCAAAATACTCGAATATTGTTGCGGAGGTGCGCGGCTGGGGTTTAATTAATGGTATGGAATTAGCTCAAGATATCCCCTTAACTTCTAGCGATGTGGTTAAGGCGGCGATGAATGAAGGCTTGTTACTCGTACCCGCAGGCCCCAAAGTTATCCGGTTCGTACCACCGCTCATTGTTTCCGCTTTTGAGGTAGACACGGCTTTACA